GCGGGTCACCGCGGCGCACCGACAGGGCCGCGCGGGGGAAGGAAGTCTCGCTCAGCCGAGGAGGTACTTGAGCGCGGGGCGCTGGCGGACGAACTCCATCTTCTCGATGATGGCGTCGAGGCCGAGGATGCGGCCCGCCGCGAGCGTGCCGACGATGACGAACATCATCAGCCCGAACAGGTCGCCGTTGACCACGCCGTGGCCCCACTCGGCGTTCCCCAGGTAGAAAAACACCATCAGGACGCCGCCGAAGAAGGCGGCGAGCCGGACGAGTGCACCCACGATGAGCCCGAGACCGATGAGGAACTCGCCCCACGGAACCATGACGTTCGTGAGGTCGAGGAGCCACGGGGTCGCGGCGGCCCACGCGAAGAAGCCCTGGAGCGGCGAGGCTGCGGGGGCGTTCGCGAGGTAGCCCGCGGCGCTGAACGGCTCGCCGACGATTTTCGTCACACCGGCGTGGAGGAACCAGTAGCCGGTGATGAGGCGGGTCAACACGAGCACGTA
This genomic stretch from Haloferax volcanii DS2 harbors:
- a CDS encoding DoxX family protein; translation: MDFDYSRGVTGYVLVLTRLITGYWFLHAGVTKIVGEPFSAAGYLANAPAASPLQGFFAWAAATPWLLDLTNVMVPWGEFLIGLGLIVGALVRLAAFFGGVLMVFFYLGNAEWGHGVVNGDLFGLMMFVIVGTLAAGRILGLDAIIEKMEFVRQRPALKYLLG